In Polyodon spathula isolate WHYD16114869_AA chromosome 27, ASM1765450v1, whole genome shotgun sequence, one DNA window encodes the following:
- the alkbh5 gene encoding RNA demethylase ALKBH5, which yields MAASGYTDLREKLKSTTPHRDDYKPKVSDYSNGRKRKYRDSEEDYSDYEEQREVEAQKVQDGIRQVNIFSSVDCAHIEAKIDEVVSAAEKGLYREHTVDRAPLRNKYFFGEGYTYGSKLEKRGPGQERLYSKGEVDDIPDWVHEQVIKKLVESRVIPEGFVNSAVINDYQPGGCIVSHVDPIHIFERPIVSVSFFSDSALCFGCKFQFKPIRVSEPVLFLPVRRGSVTVLSGYAADEITHCIRPQDIKERRAVIILRKTRSDAPRLETKALSATDPPAATPERPWILKPKRSHRKADPDAAHRPRVLEMDKEENRRSVILPERRRKSGSSSDNYWRRSHEASDSYDDTDDNANAARKVKMRRH from the exons ATGGCAGCGAGTGGTTACACCGACCTGAGAGAGAAACTGAAGTCTACGACACCGCACAGAGACGATTACAAACCCAAGGTGTCGGACTACAGCAATGGACGCAAGCGTAAGTACCGCGACTCCGAGGAGGACTACAGCGACTACGAAGAGCAGAGAGAAGTGGAGGCCCAGAAAGTTCAAGATGGGATCAGGCAAGTGAACATCTTCAGTTCGGTGGACTGCGCCCACATCGAAGCGAAGATCGACGAGGTTGTATCTGCAGCCGAGAAGGGCCTGTACCGGGAGCACACGGTGGACCGGGCACCCCTGCGAAACAAGTATTTCTTTGGGGAGGGCTACACTTACGGCTCGAAGTTAGAAAAGCGAGGCCCGGGGCAGGAGCGGTTATACTCCAAGGGAGAAGTCGATGACATCCCAGACTGGGTTCATGAACAGGTTATAAAGAAGCTGGTGGAAAGCCGGGTCATCCCTGAAGGTTTCGTCAACAGCGCTGTTATAAACGATTACCAACCAGGAGGCTGCATCGTTTCACACGTGGACCCCATTCACATCTTTGAGAGGCCCATCGTGTCGGTGTCATTCTTCAGCGACTCTGCGCTGTGCTTCGGATGCAAGTTTCAGTTCAAGCCCATCCGAGTGTCCGAGCCGGTGCTTTTCCTTCCAGTCAGGCGAGGGAGCGTCACTGTGCTGAG TGGTTACGCTGCAGATGAAATTACCCACTGTATTCGACCACAGGATATAAAGGAAAGAAGAGCTGTCATCATACTCAGAAA AACAAGGTCTGATGCCCCACGATTGGAAACCAAGGCATTAAGTGCTACAGATCCTCCTGCTGCCACCCCAGAAAGACCCTGGATATTGAAACCAAAGCGATCGCATCGTAAGGCAGACCCTGATGCTGCTCATAG GCCTCGAGTATTGGAAATGGACAAAGAAGAAAACAGACGCTCTGTCATTTTACCAGAACGTAGGAGAAAGAGTGGTTCCAGTTCAGACAATTACTGGAGGAGGTCCCACGAGGCTTCAGACAGTTACGATGACACAGACGACAATGCAAACGCAGCCAGGAAAGTGAAAATGAGACGACACTGA
- the LOC121301495 gene encoding uncharacterized protein LOC121301495: MPNTTVVPEAVPLLLQRIVEILQRLLVVSDFPPSFSKKLTDFYNSLLLPPYCRCFLYCLNVYHWDDSLLVSVLRGQNITGERVVKGKKEVLCESIQVVLARTEKLKEQNRYRELARYLKVVRTNNRAELQRLKDQIPFFMCKHGDFTSAGHHLFYSHEVSCCTACRLTPRQFTMYLKILRTGQVPVGSEPFYSGVWETPTGHIPVKKNEAVKVGLRILNRNAQLYMSSDSWADLIQVSCSDSKLAQDGSFICVAWKEPEETFQQSIRETAGQVLKELETKQVVILPKQFYTNYFPDEAMLMLVTQALVQRLLHARMITVLNIAMAFRRNMWALKYLFKSLSVRIDVLHEFLDCLIKDLNEKNNTLLTRTLEQTDAEHIGHFIFFLISFEHAMLRPIANKIVDFLLEHWNEFQNCPWQRNLATLLQNQDVTHWNTSNSFLQLKNKLRTIV; this comes from the exons ATGCCAAATACAACAGTTGTTCCAGAAGCAGTTCCTTTACTTCTACAAAG GATTGTAGAAATTCTCCAGAGGTTGCTGGTTGTCTCTGACTTTCCTCCGTCGTTCTCAAAAAAGCTCACTGACTTCTATAACTCTCTGTTGCTTCCCCCGTACTGCCGCTGCTTTCTGTACTG TTTGAATGTCTACCACTGGGATGACTCTTTGCTGGTGTCTGTGTTGAGAGGCCAGAACATCACTGGAGAGAGAGTTGTGAAGGGAAAGAAGGAGGTCCTGTGTGAGTCCATACAAGTGGTTCTCGCACGAACAGAGAAGTTAAAGGAACAAAACAG ATACAGAGAGCTGGCTCGTTATCTCAAGGTAGTGAGAACCAATAACAGAGCAGA ATTGCAGAGGCTGAAAGATCAGATCCCGTTCTTCATGTGCAAGCATGGTGATTTCACCTCGGCAGGTCACCACTTGTTTTATTCTCATGAAGTGAGCTGCTGCACTGCTTGTCGCCTGACCCCCAGGCAGTTTACCATGTACCTGAAAATCCTGAGAACTGGACAGGTGCCAGTTGGGAGCGAGCCCTTCTATTCAGGGGTATGGGAGACCCCCACAG GTCATATCCCTGTGAAGAAGAATGAGGCCGTAAAAGTAGGGCTCCGAATCTTGAATCGCAATGCACAATTGTATATGAGT TCAGATAGCTGGGCGGATCTAATCCAGGTTTCCTGCAGTGACTCGAAGCTGGCACAGGATGGAAGCTTTATCTGTGTGGCTTGGAAAGAACCAGAAGAGACATTTCAACAG AGCATTAGAGAAACCGCAGGTCAggtcttgaaggagctggagacgAAGCAGGTCGTTATTCTACCAAAACAGTTTTACACCAAT TATTTCCCAGATGAAGCCATGCTGATGCTTGTCACTCAAGCGCTGGTTCAAAGGCTGCTTCATGCTCGCATGATCACAGTCCTCAACATTGCCATGGCTTTCAgg CGGAACATGTGGGCTCTGAAATACCTGTTCAAAAGCCTCAGTGTCAGAATCGATGTCCTGCATGAATTTCTTGATTGCCTTATCAAAGATCTGAACGAGAAAAATAACACGTTGCTTACCAG GACCTTGGAGCAGACAGATGCAGAGCACATCGGCCACTTCATCTTTTTCCTAATTTCGTTCGAGCACGCCATGTTAAGGCCTATTGCAAACAAGATTGTAGACTTTCTGCTGGAACACTGGAATGA GTTTCAGAATTGCCCATGGCAGCGGAATCTTGCCACACTTCTTCAAAACCAG GATGTTACGCACTGGAACACTTCGAACAGTTTCCTACAGCTGAAGAACAAACTGAGAACAATAGTCTGA